One part of the Halodesulfovibrio sp. MK-HDV genome encodes these proteins:
- the cydB gene encoding cytochrome d ubiquinol oxidase subunit II produces MTLELIWFLLWGVLWAVYFVLDGYDLGLGTIFPFFAKSEREKRVLYNAVAPFWDGNEVWLIAAGGITFAAFPRAYAIMFSALYAPLFIILFALIMRAASFEFRSKVDSDGWRKMWDVFQFLGNFVPALLFGVAFANIFQGIPFDADGVYYGSILKLLNVYGIIGGLFFVINFSMHGSLWLSMKSDGEIHDRAIVYAKRLWPFTVALAVAFLAATGFYTDLFVNYQKNGMLLVVPAIGVTALLMVRIFLAGGRNHLAWISNAISIFFVIMFGIIGMFPKLLPSSLDPAASVTIFNGASSTLTLQIMLGVVAVIIPLVLLYQLWAVKLLMHVVDDEVLDSDESY; encoded by the coding sequence TATTTGGTTTTTATTATGGGGAGTCCTCTGGGCCGTCTATTTCGTATTAGACGGTTATGATCTTGGACTCGGAACCATCTTCCCGTTCTTTGCTAAAAGCGAACGTGAAAAGCGTGTTCTGTATAATGCAGTGGCACCTTTCTGGGATGGTAACGAAGTATGGCTGATTGCCGCTGGTGGTATCACCTTCGCAGCATTCCCAAGAGCATACGCCATCATGTTCAGCGCACTTTATGCACCGCTTTTCATTATCCTGTTTGCACTCATCATGCGTGCTGCAAGTTTTGAGTTCCGTAGTAAAGTTGATTCCGACGGTTGGCGTAAGATGTGGGACGTATTCCAGTTCCTCGGTAACTTTGTACCGGCTCTGCTTTTCGGTGTAGCTTTTGCCAACATCTTCCAGGGCATTCCTTTCGATGCAGACGGCGTATACTACGGCAGCATTCTTAAACTGCTCAACGTTTACGGCATCATCGGTGGTCTCTTCTTTGTCATCAACTTTTCAATGCACGGCTCACTGTGGCTGTCCATGAAATCAGATGGCGAAATTCATGACCGCGCAATCGTTTATGCAAAAAGATTATGGCCGTTCACTGTAGCTCTGGCTGTTGCATTCCTCGCAGCTACCGGCTTCTACACTGATTTGTTCGTAAACTACCAGAAAAACGGTATGTTGCTTGTTGTTCCTGCAATCGGCGTAACTGCGCTGCTTATGGTTCGCATCTTCCTTGCCGGTGGTCGTAATCACCTCGCATGGATCAGCAACGCTATCTCCATCTTCTTTGTGATCATGTTCGGTATTATCGGCATGTTCCCGAAACTGCTGCCTTCCAGTCTTGATCCGGCAGCATCTGTAACAATATTCAACGGTGCATCCAGTACCCTCACCCTGCAAATCATGCTCGGCGTTGTGGCTGTGATTATCCCGCTTGTTCTTCTCTACCAACTCTGGGCTGTAAAACTGCTCATGCACGTTGTAGATGACGAAGTGCTTGATTCTGACGAATCCTACTAG
- a CDS encoding YchJ family protein: MSKCSCGSDLEFSACCEPIITGKAHAPTAEALMRSRYTAHAIGSYEYLGTSIHPDMRGDLSVEEIKEWSEKISWTGLDILGTKDGGENDITGEVEFVANYKLGGVPQEMHEHSFFRKEGDDWYYVEGMVQNHDTFRREAPKVGRNDACPCGSGKKYKKCCGKN, encoded by the coding sequence ATGTCAAAATGTTCTTGCGGTTCCGACCTTGAGTTTTCTGCGTGTTGTGAGCCTATCATTACCGGTAAAGCACACGCTCCTACTGCGGAAGCACTTATGCGCTCACGTTACACCGCACACGCAATTGGTAGCTACGAATACCTCGGTACTTCTATTCACCCAGATATGCGTGGCGATCTTTCTGTAGAAGAAATTAAAGAATGGTCTGAAAAGATTTCTTGGACAGGTCTTGATATCCTCGGCACCAAAGATGGTGGCGAAAACGATATTACTGGCGAAGTTGAGTTTGTTGCTAACTACAAACTCGGCGGCGTACCACAGGAAATGCACGAGCACAGCTTCTTCCGTAAAGAAGGCGACGACTGGTACTACGTTGAAGGTATGGTTCAGAACCACGACACCTTCCGTCGCGAAGCTCCAAAAGTGGGCCGTAACGACGCTTGCCCTTGTGGTTCTGGCAAAAAATACAAAAAATGTTGTGGTAAGAACTAA
- a CDS encoding PilZ domain-containing protein, whose amino-acid sequence MPEEARYQERRAMPRYTHPFTASIAEFVFPMSCQPSFKAECIDITSKGAMLEVGSIIPKGSVQQVSIELPGFEKKLLKNNLLTCNMPYQIRVVSRVIWTTVKNDISIIGIEFLNMNKSAEQALGRYLKDKRT is encoded by the coding sequence ATGCCAGAAGAGGCTCGTTACCAAGAACGCCGGGCAATGCCACGTTACACCCACCCGTTTACTGCATCCATAGCTGAGTTTGTCTTCCCTATGTCCTGCCAGCCGTCTTTTAAGGCAGAATGTATAGACATAACCTCCAAGGGCGCGATGCTAGAGGTGGGCTCGATAATTCCAAAAGGAAGCGTACAGCAAGTAAGCATTGAGCTCCCCGGATTCGAGAAAAAACTCCTGAAGAACAATCTTCTTACGTGCAATATGCCGTATCAAATTCGCGTTGTCTCGCGAGTAATCTGGACAACTGTCAAAAATGACATCTCAATCATTGGTATTGAGTTTTTAAACATGAATAAAAGTGCAGAGCAGGCTCTTGGTCGATATTTAAAAGACAAGCGCACATAA